The Enterobacter asburiae genomic sequence CGTCACTCTCGCAGTCAAGCTAGCTTATGCCATTGCACTAACCTCCTGATGTCCGACCAGGATTAGCTAACCTTCGTGCTCCTCCGTTACTCTTTGGGAGGAGACCGCCCCAGTCAAACTACCCACCAGACACTGTCCGCAACCCGGATTACGGGTCTACGTTAGAACACCAGCCATTAAAGGGTGGTATTTCAAGGTCGGCTCCACGCAGACTGGCGTCCACGCTTCAAAGCCTCCCACCTATCCTACACATCAAGGACCAGTGTTCAGTGTCAAGCTATAGTAAAGGTTCACGGGGTCTTTCCGTCTTGCCGCGGGTACACTGCATCTTCACAGCGAGTTCAATTTCACTGAGTCTCGGGTGGAGACAGCCTGGCCATCATTACGCCATTCGTGCAGGTCGGAACTTACCCGACAAGGAATTTCGCTACCTTAGGACCGTTATAGTTACGGCCGCCGTTTACCGGGGCTTCGATCAAGAGCTTCGCGTTGCCGCTAACCCCATCAATTAACCTTCCGGCACCGGGCAGGCGTCACACCGTATACGTCCACTTTCGTGTTTGCACAGTGCTGTGTTTTTAATAAACAGTTGCAGCCAGCTGGTATCTTCGACTGATTTCAGCTCCACCCGCAGGGGCTTCACCTACATATCAGCGTGCCTTCTCCCGAAGTTACGGCACCATTTTGCCTAGTTCCTTCACCCGAGTTCTCTCAAGCGCCTTGGTATTCTCTACCTGACCACCTGTGTCGGTTTGGGGTACGATTTGATGTTACCTGATGCTTAGAGGCTTTTCCTGGAAGCAGGGCATTTGTTACTTCAGCACCGTAGTGCCTCGTCATCACACCTCAGCGTTAATAAACGACCGGATTTACCTAATCGTTCCGCCTACATGCTTAAACCGGGACAACCGTCGCCCGGCTAACATAGCCTTCTCCGTCCCCCCTTCGCAGTAACACCAAGTACAGGAATATTAACCTGTTTCCCATCGACTACGCCTTTCGGCCTCGCCTTAGGGGTCGACTCACCCTGCCCCGATTAACGTTGGACAGGAACCCTTGGTCTTCCGGCGAGCGGGCTTTTCACCCGCTTTATCGTTACTTATGTCAGCATTCGCACTTCTGATACCTCCAGCATGCCTCACAGCACACCTTCAACGGCTTACAGAACGCTCCCCTACCCAACAACGCATAAGCGTCGCTGCCGCAGCTTCGGTGCATGGTTTAGCCCCGTTACATCTTCCGCGCAGGCCGACTCGACCAGTGAGCTATTACGCTTTCTTTAAATGATGGCTGCTTCTAAGCCAACATCCTGGCTGTCTGTGCCTTCCCACATCGTTTCCCACTTAACCATGACTTTGGGACCTTAGCTGGCGGTCTGGGTTGTTTCCCTCTTCACGACGGACGTTAGCACCCGCCGTGTGTCTCCCGTGATAACATTCTTCGGTATTCGTAGTTTGCATCGGGTTGGTAAGCCGGGATGGCCCCCTAGCCGAAACAGTGCTCTACCCCCGAAGATGAGTTCACGAGGCGCTACCTAAATAGCTTTCGGGGAGAACCAGCTATCTCCCGGTTTGATTGGCCTTTCACCCCCAGCCACAAGTCATCCGCTAATTTTTCAACATTAGTCGGTTCGGTCCTCCAGTTAGTGTTACCCAACCTTCAACCTGCCCATGGCTAGATCACCGGGTTTCGGGTCTATACCCTGCAACTTAACGCCCAGTTAAGACTCGGTTTCCCTTCGGCTCCCCTATACGGTTAACCTTGCTACAGAATATAAGTCGCTGACCCATTATACAAAAGGTACGCAGTCACACCACGAAGGTGCTCCCACTGCTTGTACGTACACGGTTTCAGGTTCTTTTTCACTCCCCTCGCCGGGGTTCTTTTCGCCTTTCCCTCACGGTACTGGTTCACTATCGGTCAGTCAGGAGTATTTAGCCTTGGAGGATGGTCCCCCCATATTCAGACAGGATACCACGTGTCCCGCCCTACTCTTCGAGTTCACAACCTGTGTGCTTTCGTGTACGGGGCTGTCACCCTGTATCGCCGGACTTTCCAGACCGTTCCACTAACACACAAGCTGATTCAGACTCTGGGCTGCTCCCCGTTCGCTCGCCGCTACTGGGGGAATCTCGGTTGATTTCTTTTCCTCGGGGTACTTAGATGTTTCAGTTCCCCCGGTTCGCCTCGTTAACCTATGTATTCAGTTAACGATAGTGTGACGAATCACACTGGGTTTCCCCATTCGGACATCGCCGGGTCAAAGGTTCATATCACCTCGCCGGCGCTTTTCGCAGATTAGCACGTCCTTCATCGCCTCTGACTGCCAGGGCATCCACCGTGTACGCTTAGTCGCTTAACCTCACAACCCGAAGATGTTTCTTTCGATTCATCATCGACTTGCGAAAATTTGAGAGACTCGAACACACATAACATGTGTGTCGTTTCAATTTTCAGCTTGATCCAGATTTTTAAAGAGAAAATATCTCAAACGTCACCCGAAGATGAGTTTTGAGATATGACGGCAGGTGACTTTCACTCACGAACCAGCAAGTGGCGTCCCCTAGGGGATTCGAACCCCTGTTACCGCCGTGAAAGGGCGGTGTCCTGGGCCTCTAGACGAAGGGGACACTGAAGTCTCAATCGCAAGACGCCTTGCTATTTACTTTTCATCAGACAATCTGTGTGAGCACTACAAAGGCAGGTTCTTTAAGGTAAGGAGGTGATCCAACCGCAGGTTCCCCTACGGTTACCTTGTTACGACTTCACCCCAGTCATGAATCACAAAGTGGTAAGCGCCCTCCCGAAGGTTAAGCTACCTACTTCTTTTGCAACCCACTCCCATGGTGTGACGGGCGGTGTGTACAAGGCCCGGGAACGTATTCACCGTAGCATTCTGATCTACGATTACTAGCGATTCCGACTTCATGGAGTCGAGTTGCAGACTCCAATCCGGACTACGACGCACTTTATGAGGTCCGCTTGCTCTCGCGAGGTCGCTTCTCTTTGTATGCGCCATTGTAGCACGTGTGTAGCCCTACTCGTAAGGGCCATGATGACTTGACGTCATCCCCACCTTCCTCCAGTTTATCACTGGCAGTCTCCTTTGAGTTCCCGGCCGAACCGCTGGCAACAAAGGATAAGGGTTGCGCTCGTTGCGGGACTTAACCCAACATTTCACAACACGAGCTGACGACAGCCATGCAGCACCTGTCTCAGAGTTCCCGAAGGCACCAATCCATCTCTGGAAAGTTCTCTGGATGTCAAGAGTAGGTAAGGTTCTTCGCGTTGCATCGAATTAAACCACATGCTCCACCGCTTGTGCGGGCCCCCGTCAATTCATTTGAGTTTTAACCTTGCGGCCGTACTCCCCAGGCGGTCGACTTAACGCGTTAGCTCCGGAAGCCACGCCTCAAGGGCACAACCTCCAAGTCGACATCGTTTACGGCGTGGACTACCAGGGTATCTAATCCTGTTTGCTCCCCACGCTTTCGCACCTGAGCGTCAGTCTTTGTCCAGGGGGCCGCCTTCGCCACCGGTATTCCTCCAGATCTCTACGCATTTCACCGCTACACCTGGAATTCTACCCCCCTCTACAAGACTCTAGCCTGCCAGTTTCGAATGCAGTTCCCAGGTTGAGCCCGGGGATTTCACATCCGACTTGACAGACCGCCTGCGTGCGCTTTACGCCCAGTAATTCCGATTAACGCTTGCACCCTCCGTATTACCGCGGCTGCTGGCACGGAGTTAGCCGGTGCTTCTTCTGCGGGTAACGTCAATCGACAAGGTTATTAACCTTATCGCCTTCCTCCCCGCTGAAAGTACTTTACAACCCGAAGGCCTTCTTCATACACGCGGCATGGCTGCATCAGGCTTGCGCCCATTGTGCAATATTCCCCACTGCTGCCTCCCGTAGGAGTCTGGACCGTGTCTCAGTTCCAGTGTGGCTGGTCATCCTCTCAGACCAGCTAGGGATCGTCGCCTAGGTGAGCCGTTACCCCACCTACTAGCTAATCCCATCTGGGCACATCTGATGGCAAGAGGCCCGAAGGTCCCCCTCTTTGGTCTTGCGACGTTATGCGGTATTAGCTACCGTTTCCAGTAGTTATCCCCCTCCATCAGGCAGTTTCCCAGACATTACTCACCCGTCCGCCGCTCGTCACCCAGGAGCAAGCTCCCTGTGTTACCGCTCGACTTGCATGTGTTAGGCCTGCCGCCAGCGTTCAATCTGAGCCATGATCAAACTCTTCAATTTAAGTTTGATGCTCGTGAATTAAACTTCGTAATGAATTACGTATGTTCACTCAGAGACTTGGTATTCATTTTTCGTCTTGCGACGTTAAGAATCCATGTCACTTTGAGTGCCCACACAGATTGTCTGATAAATTGTTAAAGAGCAGTGCAACGCGGCTTTCGCTCACCGTTGCGAGGTGGCGTATATTACGCTTTCCTCTTTCAGAGTCAACCCGTTATTTCAGGATTTTTTCTCTTCAACCGACCGGATTGTTTGTGAAGTGATTCACATCCGCCGTGTCGATGGAGGCGCATTATAGGGAGTTCTCAACAGGCCGCAACCGCTAAATGACAGAAAAATGACTGACTGCTGCATTCCACAGCAAAACCCCGCCTTATACCCTTTTATGCACAAAGTTATCCACAATCATGAGCGGATCGCGATGCGATCCCACGAATTGAGCGAGAAGATCAACTATACTAGCGGCAAATATTCTCCTCTGTGCAGGCCCACCCTCATGACCACACAACGCCTCGCCCGCGACTGGCGTCTCCCTACTGCAGGAGTGATGCTGCTGGCACTCCTCTTTGCCGTTTTTACCCTGCATGCGCACTGGAACGCCTTTATCCAGTGGTGTCTCGCCACGCAAATTACGCTGCACCGCTATCTGGTGATGTATCTGCTGCAGCTTAATAACCACCAGTACAGCGGCGGATTATGGCTGTTAACGGGGGCTTTCCTTTATGGTGTCCTTCACGCCATCGGGCCCGGACACGGAAAATTCATCGTGACGACCTATCTGACCACCAATAAGGAAAGCGAGCTGGCCGCCCGGGTCGTCCCCTTCCTGGGTAGCCTGATGCAGGGCGTCAGCGCCATTCTGTTTGTCTTTATTCTGGCGGTGGGGTTTAACCTCGCCTCCGGGGATATTAGTACCAGCCGCTGGTACGTGGAGAAGATAAGCGCTGTGCTTATTGGCGCATTCGGTGCTTTTGTCATTTATCAGGCGCTGAAGAGCCTGCGCCCGCGCAGGATGTCTATCTCCGCCATCAAGCCGCTTCATCAGCACGATGAACACTGTGGCTGCGGCCATCACGGCGTAGGTACAGACCTGACGCAGGGCGACTGGAAAACCCGTCTGGGCGTGATTCTGGCGATTGGCGCACGTCCGTGCAGCGGGGCGATCATGATTCTGATGTTTTCGAATGCGCTGGGCATTGTCACCTGGGGAGTGGCCGCAGTCATGACTATGTCTTTAGGCACCGCACTTTCTATTGTGGGGCTTTCCCTGGCAGTGCGTTACGCCCGCGAGCGCACGGTGACCTGGTTCGGAGAAAGCGCCTCACTAAGATGGCTGGTACCGGCAGTCAAAATAGCCGGAGGGGTAGTCCTGATCCTGTTTGCGACGGTGCTGTTCCTGACGGTGATCCCCATCAGCGCCAATGGTGACTACATCGCTGCCGGATGCTAATAAAAGAAAACCCGCCGTTGGCGGGTTTCTTTATTACTCGTTGATGCGTGGATGCTGGTCCACCAGTCGGGAGCGTTTTTTCTGCAGCTCTTCAATCTCTGCGTCAATATCTTCAATCTTCTGCTCTACGTTATCGTAGTGCTCGCGCAGGATCTCTTTCGCTTCCTGGATGTCAGACGCCGCAGGCGTTGCGCCTTTCAGAGGGCGATTAGCCGTCTCCTTCATGGTAAGACCGGTAATCAAACCAATCACCGCAATCACCATCAGGTAATAAGCCGGCATCATCAGGTTCTGCGTGCTCTCGACCAGCGAGGCGGCAAGCGTCGGGGTCAGACCGGCAATCAGCACCGAGATGTTAAAGGCCGCGGCCAGCGCGCTGTAGCGAATATGCGTCGGGAACATCGCGGGCAACGTTGAGGCCATCACCCCGATAAAGCAGTTAAGGATCACCGCCAGCATCAGCAGACCGGCAAAAATCAGCCCCAGCACATCGCTGTTAATCAGAATGAATGCCGGAATGGCCAGAGCAAACAGCGCAACGCTTCCCAGAATAATGAACGGTCGACGACCAAAACGGTCACTCAACAGGCCCATAATCGGCTGCACAAACAGCATACCCACCATGATGGCGATAATAATCAGCACACCGTGATCTTCCGAGTAGTGCAGGTTATGCGACAGGTAGCTCGGCATGTAGGTCAACAGCATGTAGTAGGTCACGTTGGTCGAAATCACCAGGCCAATACAGGTCAGCAGGCTGCGCCAGTGTTTAGTGGCAATCTCTTTGAACGACACCTTCGGACCATCCTGCAGCCCTTCGCGGTCACCCTGTTCCAGTTTTTCGACGTGCTGCTGGAACGCGGGCGTCTCCTCAAGCGCATGACGCAGGTAAAGACCAATTATCCCCAGCGGCAATGCCAGGAAGAACGGGATACGCCAGCCCCAGTCGAGGAAGTTATCTTCACCCACCACGGTTGAAATCAGCACGACTACGCCTGCGCCCATGACAAATCCAGCAATCGAGCCGAAGTCCAGCCAGCTCCCCATAAATCCGCGCTTACGGTCCGGGGAATACTCGGCAACGAAGATTGAGGCACCGGTATATTCACCGCCGACGGAGAAGCCCTGCGCCATCTTACAAATCAGCAGGAGAATGGGTGCCCAAATGCCGATGGTGGCGTAAGACGGTATAAGACCGATACAGAATGTACTGATCGACATAATGACGATGGTGATGGCCAGGATCTTCTGACGACCATATTTATCGCCGAGCATACCGAAGAACAGACCGCCCAGCGGGCGAATCAGGAAGGGAACGGAGAACGTACCCAGTGCGGCAATCATCTGCAGGCTGGGATCGGCCCCGGGGAAAAACACTTTACCTAACGCATAGGCCACAAAGCCGTAGACACCAAAATCGAACCATTCCATCGCATTACCGAGCGAGGCTGCGGTAATGGCTTTACGCAGCTTTGCGTCATCAATAATGGTGACGTCGCGAAGCGTGATGGGTTTAATCTTTTTCCTTCTCAGCATAGCTATCCTCGTTGACTCGGCCCTGTCTGTTTCACAGTCCAGTTAGCGTTCTGTGAACCATGGGATCCGCTCCATGCGAATCGCCTTATTCAAGCGTAGCAGGTTTACTTACATTGACGTTTTACGTCGATACAACCGAACCTGTTGACGCCTGCCTGGGCAGTTAATGACCTTTTTACCCTACCAGCGTTTATATTTGTGATCAACTTCACACATATTTTCGCGTCTCGTCAACTCAGTCCAATTTTTGTCAAGGAGTGCCAATAAGCACATCCTTACCCCGCCTAAAGAACATCCTCCCGCGCGTCATTATTTCTTTCTTAACGGAAAAACAAACCACGTTAAGGAAGGTGCGAATAAGCGGGGAAATTCTTCTCGGCTGACTCAGTCATTTCATTTCTTCATGTTTGAGCCGATTTTTTCTCCCGTAAATGCCTTGAATCAGCCTATTTAGACCGTTTCTTCGCCATTTAAGGTGTTATCCCCAGTTTTTAGTGAGATCTCTCCCACTGACGTATCATTTGGTCCGCCCGAAACAGGTTGGCCAGCGTGAATAACATCGCCAGTTGGTTATCGTTTTTCAGCAACCCCTTGTATCTGGCTTTCACGAAGCCGAACTGTCGCTTGATGATGCGAAATGGGTGCTCCACCTTGGCCCGGATGCTGGCTTTCATGTATTCGATGTTGATGGCCGTTTTGTTCTTGCGTGGATGCTGTTTCAAGGTTCTTACCTTGCCGGGGCGCTCGGCGATCAGCCAGTCCACATCCACCTCGGCCAGCTCCTCGCGCTGTGGCGCCCCTTGGTAGCCGGCATCGGCTGAGACAAATTGCTCCTCTCCATGCAGCAGATTACCCAGCTGATTGAGGTCATGCTCGTTGGCCGCGGTGGTGACTAGGCTGTGGGTCAGGCCACTCTTGGCATCGACACCAATGTGGGCCTTCATGCCAAAGTGCCACTGATTGCCTTTCTTGGTCTGATGCATCTCCGGATCGCGTTGCTGCTCTTTGTTCTTGGTCGAGCTGGGTGCCTCAATGATGGTGGCATCGACCAAGGTGCCTTGAGTCATCATGACGCCTGCTTCGGCCAGCCAGCGATTGATGGTCTTGAACAATTGGCGGGCCAGTTGATGCTGCTCCAGCAGGTGGCGGAAATTCATGATGGTGGTGCGGTCCGGCAAGGCGCTATCCAGGGATAACCGGGCAAACAGACGCATGGAGGCGATTTCGTACAGAGCATCTTCCATCGCGCCATCGCTCAGGTTGTACCAATGCTGCATGCAGTGAATGCGTAGCATGGTTTCCAGCGGATAAGGTCGCCGGCCATTACCAGCCTTGGGGTAAAACGGCTCGATGACTTCCACCATGTTTTGCCATGGCAGAATCTGCTCCATGCGGGACAAGAAAATCTCTTTTCTGGTCTGACGGCGCTTACTGCTGAATTCACTGTCGGCGAAGGTAAGTTGATGACTCATGATGAACCCTGTTCCATGGCTCCAGATGACAAACATGATCTCATATCAGGGACTTGTTCGCACCTTCCTTAATTTGCGGGCAACGGGGACAGTATTACGGAAATCCGGAACGCTGGTGATAACCAAAATAGCGGTAGCCTGGGCGGTGGCAATGATATGCGCGATGTTCATTCCGGAGAATGGAATTCAGACCGGGTTCTTTGCGGGTTTATCAGTCCTGGCGATTGTCTCGGCAATGGATATGACCAACGGCGGATTGTACGCCAGCCTGATGAACCAGTACGGAACGAAAGAAGAGTCCGGCGCATTTGTGTTGATGTCTCTGGAGTCCGGCCCATTGATGACGATGCTGATCCTGGGGTCTGCTGGCCTGGCCTCGTTTGAGCCGCACCACTTTGTCGGCGCAATCCTGCCCTTCCTGGTCGGTTTCGCCCTTGGCAATCTCGACCGCGATCTGCGTGATTTCTTCAGCAAAGCCACGCCGGTGCTGATCCCGTTCTTCGGTTTCGCACTGGGGAACACCATCAACCTGAAGGTCATTCTCGACACCGGCCTGCTGGGCATTGTGCTGGGTGTCGCCGTGATCGTCATCACCGGTATTCCGCTGATTATTGCCGACCGCGTAATCGGAGGAGGAAACGGCACGGCCGGCGTCGCCGCCTCTTCAGCCGCGGGGGCTGCTGTTGCAAACCCGGTGATTATCGCCCAAATTAACCCGGCCTTCGAACCGGTCGCCGCTTCAGCAACGGCACTGGTTGCCGCGAGCGTAATTGTCACCGCGATTCTGGTCCCCATCATCACGGCGCTGTATGCGAAACGCTACGGGAATATGCAAGAGACCCTGCCTGAACCGAAGCCGATAGAAATGAATCATTAACACACCGCACCATTCCCTCTCCCAACGGGGAGAGGGTGAGCGAGAAGGGGTTTACCCAAAAATCTCTTCCACCATCGCGTCCACCAGCCGTTTTGCCGAACAGAGCCTTGGCATACCCAGCGCGACGGTCTGCCAGTTTTGCGTCACTGACCAGCTCACCGGATGTTGATCCGCCTGACACCAGTCCCCCAGCCAGCCCAGCATGTCTTTATGATCGATTAAACCCGGAGAGGCCGGCGTTGTCAGCCACTGGTGATAGAAATGGCGGGTCGTGGGGGATGCATTAATGCCCTGTGCCAGATAGTTAGCCGCCATGCTGCGCAGGTTATCCTTAAGCATTGCCGCCACATCTTCATTCGCGAGGCGGCATGCGTCACCAAATGCCCCCCAGCGCAACTCTTCCAGGACGATAAAACAGCGCCCGGCCAGCGACCAGCCATCATAGTGCCCGGCCCGCCAGCGGGTAAAAATCTGCTCGCTGTGCTCGCCCGCCTGCACCGTCAGCCCGCGCTGGGTTAGTGCCTTCTCTTTATAGGCTGCGCGTTGGGTAAAATGAGAGGCGAGTTCAGCGTACTGCTGCATCAGACCGGGGGACTGCTGGGCGCGCGGGTGCGTCTGCTGGCGCAAAGCAATCAGTTTCTCTGCCATCAGCGTCAGAGCGAGATGACCCGGGTCAAGCATGCCGGCCAGTTTTTCCGCCAGCCCCAGGCGCAGCGCCGCATTTTCATTGAGCATACCCGCCATCGCCCAGGGGCGTAGCCGGGTATGCGTCATGATTTCCTGAGTCAAACGCTCACGAAACTGAAGCTGTTGTGGTCCCAGGTGAGGATGACGCGCCGCGTCTACTCCCTGAACCAGATCGACCATAAATTTTGGATTAATACACTCCAGCGTTCGCCCGGGGCCGTCCAGTAGTGGTGTTGTCATGGTTGCTCTGCCGCGAATAGAGTTTGAATATCATCGCGTAACAGTCGGGTATCTTCCTGTATCCACGTCGCAGTCGTAATACTTTGCTTCAACAGCTGGCAGAGCGCTCGGGTTGAATGCTCATTCTGTTGACGCACTGCGAGGCTATCACGCAAGCTTTCCTGTAACCCGGTCAGGCACAGCGAAAATTCTGCAAAGAACGTCGCCATTCCTGCCGTAACAGAGACATCGACCTGCGCGGACAAAGCTTTACGTATTTGTTCACAAAACAGCTCAATATGTTGCTTAAATTTGTCATGTAGCTGCGCAATATCGATAACATATCGCGTGCGCGTTTCCACATACTCATCCCAGCCCCAGCCCGGGTTATTGAGCCAGCGAGAGACCGTTTCTCGCATACTGCTCCCGCCTGATGACGGGCCTGCCTGGCTGTCATCCTGCGCTATTGCATCATTAAAAAGCGCCCGCGTGTTGAAGTTAAGCTGGTGAGCCTGAAACGCCGGGAAACTGATTCGCGCCCGAAAACCCGCATGGCTCAGATGCTCTTTAATACGCGTTTCGATGGGGCGCATGGCTTCGTTCAGGGAACGCGCCAGCGTAGATTCAAGCTGGTCGAAGCGTAACGCCAGCTCCCGGCAGATTTTCGTCTGTGCATCCAGCATCACCAGTTCGCAGGAGGAGCGGATTTTACTCAGCGCGATCTGCGCCTTCCCTTCATCGTCCAGAACCAGCTGCTTCAGCTCGTGCGGCTCGTCACCGTGAGGGTTCTGCCGATCGATGCCAGCCAAATCAAGAATATGCTGAGCGCTGAACACCTCGCCAATCGCCTGGTTAAGCGCGGTTTTTTGGGCGCCCATAAAGTCCGCGGTAGCGTTCAGCGCCTCCTCAACTTCATGTTTCACCTCATCGCTCACCACGCTCTGGCGCGTCTGGAGAAGCGCCATATCCTCTTCCAGACGTGCGATATTCAGTTCCAGCGCCTCAAAGGCAACCGTCAGCCCCTGATAGCGGAAGTCGAGGTACTCCCGGGCATTTTGTGCGTAGTTGAGCAGCTTATGCGAGGCCGAACGCAGCGCGTAAAGCGAGGCATTGGCATAGGCGGCGTAAATCAGCTTGCGTATCGGTTGTTCGAAAAGCGAATCTTCCCAGAGCAAATCGGCAGAATGACGAATATGGTCGATATCGTCCAGGTCCGCCGTGCGCCAGCGACGCCCAAGCGCCGCTTCGGCAAAGTCCTGCACCCAGGGTTGCTCCTGATGATCCGGCAGCTGTCCGTGGGTACTCATCTCGTAGCGAGCGCGGTTTGCCAGATAGGCCCACATGGACGAAACGGGGTAGATCTGGCCAGGCGAAATATTGCCTTTCATTAAGGTGCCGGAGATCATCGCCCGGATCTGCTCTTCATCATCGCTATTGCGATCTTTCTGATCGAATTTATTGACCAGGGCATACAGCGGCACGGATTTTCCCGCCGCGGAAATGGCCTGGCGGACTTCTTCATCAGAGATGGATTTAAGCTGGGTATAATCCATCACGGCCAGCACCGCCGACGCGCGGGACAACTGCTCGCTGAGCATTTTTTGCAGATGCGGCTGTCCGGCCTCATTCGGCCCGGGCGTATCGAGCAGCGTCAGCTGTCCGAGGTGAGCATCCAGACCCGCAAGATGCACAAACTCCACTTCAATCACCGGAATATGTTCGATGGCGGCATATTCAGAGAAGGGAAACTCCACGCCTAGCGCCTGGGAAAGCCTCACCAGGTCGTTGAGGCTTTTCAGACAATGAAATATCGGCTGCGCGCCCAGGTGATGCTTCTCAAAAGCCTCTCCTTTTTCAATGCGCTCCAGCAGCGTATTCATGTCTTTAT encodes the following:
- a CDS encoding nickel/cobalt transporter; the encoded protein is MTTQRLARDWRLPTAGVMLLALLFAVFTLHAHWNAFIQWCLATQITLHRYLVMYLLQLNNHQYSGGLWLLTGAFLYGVLHAIGPGHGKFIVTTYLTTNKESELAARVVPFLGSLMQGVSAILFVFILAVGFNLASGDISTSRWYVEKISAVLIGAFGAFVIYQALKSLRPRRMSISAIKPLHQHDEHCGCGHHGVGTDLTQGDWKTRLGVILAIGARPCSGAIMILMFSNALGIVTWGVAAVMTMSLGTALSIVGLSLAVRYARERTVTWFGESASLRWLVPAVKIAGGVVLILFATVLFLTVIPISANGDYIAAGC
- the proP gene encoding glycine betaine/L-proline transporter ProP, which encodes MLRRKKIKPITLRDVTIIDDAKLRKAITAASLGNAMEWFDFGVYGFVAYALGKVFFPGADPSLQMIAALGTFSVPFLIRPLGGLFFGMLGDKYGRQKILAITIVIMSISTFCIGLIPSYATIGIWAPILLLICKMAQGFSVGGEYTGASIFVAEYSPDRKRGFMGSWLDFGSIAGFVMGAGVVVLISTVVGEDNFLDWGWRIPFFLALPLGIIGLYLRHALEETPAFQQHVEKLEQGDREGLQDGPKVSFKEIATKHWRSLLTCIGLVISTNVTYYMLLTYMPSYLSHNLHYSEDHGVLIIIAIMVGMLFVQPIMGLLSDRFGRRPFIILGSVALFALAIPAFILINSDVLGLIFAGLLMLAVILNCFIGVMASTLPAMFPTHIRYSALAAAFNISVLIAGLTPTLAASLVESTQNLMMPAYYLMVIAVIGLITGLTMKETANRPLKGATPAASDIQEAKEILREHYDNVEQKIEDIDAEIEELQKKRSRLVDQHPRINE
- a CDS encoding IS5-like element IS5 family transposase, with protein sequence MSHQLTFADSEFSSKRRQTRKEIFLSRMEQILPWQNMVEVIEPFYPKAGNGRRPYPLETMLRIHCMQHWYNLSDGAMEDALYEIASMRLFARLSLDSALPDRTTIMNFRHLLEQHQLARQLFKTINRWLAEAGVMMTQGTLVDATIIEAPSSTKNKEQQRDPEMHQTKKGNQWHFGMKAHIGVDAKSGLTHSLVTTAANEHDLNQLGNLLHGEEQFVSADAGYQGAPQREELAEVDVDWLIAERPGKVRTLKQHPRKNKTAINIEYMKASIRAKVEHPFRIIKRQFGFVKARYKGLLKNDNQLAMLFTLANLFRADQMIRQWERSH
- a CDS encoding diguanylate cyclase regulator RdcB family protein produces the protein MTTPLLDGPGRTLECINPKFMVDLVQGVDAARHPHLGPQQLQFRERLTQEIMTHTRLRPWAMAGMLNENAALRLGLAEKLAGMLDPGHLALTLMAEKLIALRQQTHPRAQQSPGLMQQYAELASHFTQRAAYKEKALTQRGLTVQAGEHSEQIFTRWRAGHYDGWSLAGRCFIVLEELRWGAFGDACRLANEDVAAMLKDNLRSMAANYLAQGINASPTTRHFYHQWLTTPASPGLIDHKDMLGWLGDWCQADQHPVSWSVTQNWQTVALGMPRLCSAKRLVDAMVEEIFG
- the crfC gene encoding clamp-binding protein CrfC; the protein is MHTQTIFELSQEAERLLQLALQNLDTLKSMPTAMLESTAAAITGEKNNVLPLHFSARGVEAQQAMLNNELRKITRLEMVLAIVGTMKAGKSTTINAIVGTEVLPNRNRPMTALPTLIRHTPGQKEPVLHFSHASPIDELIQLLQKKLCDYDRGKLAQHLEIDKDMNTLLERIEKGEAFEKHHLGAQPIFHCLKSLNDLVRLSQALGVEFPFSEYAAIEHIPVIEVEFVHLAGLDAHLGQLTLLDTPGPNEAGQPHLQKMLSEQLSRASAVLAVMDYTQLKSISDEEVRQAISAAGKSVPLYALVNKFDQKDRNSDDEEQIRAMISGTLMKGNISPGQIYPVSSMWAYLANRARYEMSTHGQLPDHQEQPWVQDFAEAALGRRWRTADLDDIDHIRHSADLLWEDSLFEQPIRKLIYAAYANASLYALRSASHKLLNYAQNAREYLDFRYQGLTVAFEALELNIARLEEDMALLQTRQSVVSDEVKHEVEEALNATADFMGAQKTALNQAIGEVFSAQHILDLAGIDRQNPHGDEPHELKQLVLDDEGKAQIALSKIRSSCELVMLDAQTKICRELALRFDQLESTLARSLNEAMRPIETRIKEHLSHAGFRARISFPAFQAHQLNFNTRALFNDAIAQDDSQAGPSSGGSSMRETVSRWLNNPGWGWDEYVETRTRYVIDIAQLHDKFKQHIELFCEQIRKALSAQVDVSVTAGMATFFAEFSLCLTGLQESLRDSLAVRQQNEHSTRALCQLLKQSITTATWIQEDTRLLRDDIQTLFAAEQP